In the Gorilla gorilla gorilla isolate KB3781 chromosome 10, NHGRI_mGorGor1-v2.1_pri, whole genome shotgun sequence genome, one interval contains:
- the PCBP2 gene encoding poly(rC)-binding protein 2 isoform X12, producing MDTGVIEGGLNVTLTIRLLMHGKEVGSIIGKKGESVKKMREESGARINISEGNCPERIITLAGPTNAIFKAFAMIIDKLEEDISSSMTNSTAASRPPVTLRLVVPASQCGSLIGKGGCKIKEIRESTGAQVQVAGDMLPNSTERAITIAGIPQSIIECVKQICVVMLETLSQSPPKGVTIPYRPKPSSSPVIFAGGQAYTIQGQYAIPQPDLTKLHQLAMQQSHFPMTHGNTGFSGIESSSPEVKGYWAGLDASAQTTSHELTIPNDLIGCIIGRQGAKINEIRQMSGAQIKIANPVEGSTDRQVTITGSAASISLAQYLINVSLENAKPSSQAASVTIPDHLSINLSQPSTPSSSSSSTTTPSLATAGTSDAPSSLPNPLPTAPCVSSLLGMKPIPLLALNVVSAAKGTGASATTTTTSAVPCVTNKLKGEKQRFSPY from the exons ATGGACACCGGTGTGATTGAAGGTGGATTAAATGTCACTCTCACCATCCGGCTACTTATGCATGGAAAG GAAGTTGGCAGTATCATCGGAAAG AAAGGAGAATCAGTTAAGAAGATGCGCGAGGAG AGTGGTGCACGTATCAACATCTCAGAAGGGAATTGTCCTGAGAGAATTATCACTTTGGCTGGACCCACTAATGCCATCTTCAAAGCCTTTGCTATGATCATTGACAAACTGGAAGAG GACATAAGCAGCTCTATGACCAATAGCACAGCTGCCAGTAGACCCCCGGTCACCCTGAGGCTGGTGGTCCCTGCTAGTCAGTGTGGCTCTCTCATTGGAAAAGGTGGATGCAAGATCAAGGAAATACGAGAG AGTACAGGGGCTCAGGTCCAGGTGGCAGGGGATATGCTACCCAACTCAACTGAGCGGGCCATCACTATTGCTGGCATTCCACAATCCATCATTGAGTGTGTCAAACAGATCTGCGTGGTCATGTTGGAG actcTCTCCCAGTCCCCCCCGAAGGGCGTGACCATCCCGTACCGGCCCAAGCCGTCCAGCTCTCCGGTCATCTTTGCAGGTGGTCAG GCCTATACCATTCAAGGACAGTATGCCATTCCACAGCCAGAT TTGACCAAGCTGCACCAGTTGGCAATGCAACAGTCTCATTTTCCCATGACGCATGGCAACACCGGATTCAGTG GCATTGAATCCAGCTCTCCAGAGGTGAAAGGCTATTGGg CAGGTTTGGATGCATCTGCTCAGACTACTTCTCATGAACTCACCATTCCAAACGAT TTGATTGGCTGCATAATCGGGCGTCAAGGCGCCAAAATCAATGAGATCCGTCAGATGTCTGGGGCGCAGATCAAAATTGCGAACCCAGTGGAAGGATCTACTGATAGGCAGGTTACCATCACTGGATCTGCTGCCAGCATTAGCCTGGCTCAATATCTAATCAATGTCAG TTTAGAAAACGCTAAACCCTCCTCCCAGGCAGCCTCCGTCACGATCCCTGATCACCTCAGCATCAACCTCTCTCAACCCTCcaccccttcttcttcttcctcctccaccaccaccccctCGCTCGCCACAGCGGGGACCTCCGACGCACCCTCCAGCCTCCCCAACCCTCTTCCGACCGCCCCTTGTGTCTCCAGTCTGCTTGGCATGAAACCCATCCCTCTCCTGGCTCTAAATGTTGTGTCTGCTGCTAAGGGTACCGGGGCTTcagctaccaccaccaccacctctgccGTGCCATGTGTAACTAACAAACTGAAAGGCGAGAAACAGAGATTCTCTCCCTACTGA
- the PCBP2 gene encoding poly(rC)-binding protein 2 isoform X11: MDTGVIEGGLNVTLTIRLLMHGKEVGSIIGKKGESVKKMREESGARINISEGNCPERIITLAGPTNAIFKAFAMIIDKLEEDISSSMTNSTAASRPPVTLRLVVPASQCGSLIGKGGCKIKEIRESTGAQVQVAGDMLPNSTERAITIAGIPQSIIECVKQICVVMLETLSQSPPKGVTIPYRPKPSSSPVIFAGGQDRYSTGSDSASFPHTTPSMCLNPDLEGPPLELTKLHQLAMQQSHFPMTHGNTGFSGLDASAQTTSHELTIPNDLIGCIIGRQGAKINEIRQMSGAQIKIANPVEGSTDRQVTITGSAASISLAQYLINVSLENAKPSSQAASVTIPDHLSINLSQPSTPSSSSSSTTTPSLATAGTSDAPSSLPNPLPTAPCVSSLLGMKPIPLLALNVVSAAKGTGASATTTTTSAVPCVTNKLKGEKQRFSPY, encoded by the exons ATGGACACCGGTGTGATTGAAGGTGGATTAAATGTCACTCTCACCATCCGGCTACTTATGCATGGAAAG GAAGTTGGCAGTATCATCGGAAAG AAAGGAGAATCAGTTAAGAAGATGCGCGAGGAG AGTGGTGCACGTATCAACATCTCAGAAGGGAATTGTCCTGAGAGAATTATCACTTTGGCTGGACCCACTAATGCCATCTTCAAAGCCTTTGCTATGATCATTGACAAACTGGAAGAG GACATAAGCAGCTCTATGACCAATAGCACAGCTGCCAGTAGACCCCCGGTCACCCTGAGGCTGGTGGTCCCTGCTAGTCAGTGTGGCTCTCTCATTGGAAAAGGTGGATGCAAGATCAAGGAAATACGAGAG AGTACAGGGGCTCAGGTCCAGGTGGCAGGGGATATGCTACCCAACTCAACTGAGCGGGCCATCACTATTGCTGGCATTCCACAATCCATCATTGAGTGTGTCAAACAGATCTGCGTGGTCATGTTGGAG actcTCTCCCAGTCCCCCCCGAAGGGCGTGACCATCCCGTACCGGCCCAAGCCGTCCAGCTCTCCGGTCATCTTTGCAGGTGGTCAG GACAGGTACAGCACAGGCAGCGACAGTGCGAGCTTTCCCCACACCACCCCGTCCATGTGCCTCAACCCTGACCTGGAGGGACCACCTCTAGAG TTGACCAAGCTGCACCAGTTGGCAATGCAACAGTCTCATTTTCCCATGACGCATGGCAACACCGGATTCAGTG GTTTGGATGCATCTGCTCAGACTACTTCTCATGAACTCACCATTCCAAACGAT TTGATTGGCTGCATAATCGGGCGTCAAGGCGCCAAAATCAATGAGATCCGTCAGATGTCTGGGGCGCAGATCAAAATTGCGAACCCAGTGGAAGGATCTACTGATAGGCAGGTTACCATCACTGGATCTGCTGCCAGCATTAGCCTGGCTCAATATCTAATCAATGTCAG TTTAGAAAACGCTAAACCCTCCTCCCAGGCAGCCTCCGTCACGATCCCTGATCACCTCAGCATCAACCTCTCTCAACCCTCcaccccttcttcttcttcctcctccaccaccaccccctCGCTCGCCACAGCGGGGACCTCCGACGCACCCTCCAGCCTCCCCAACCCTCTTCCGACCGCCCCTTGTGTCTCCAGTCTGCTTGGCATGAAACCCATCCCTCTCCTGGCTCTAAATGTTGTGTCTGCTGCTAAGGGTACCGGGGCTTcagctaccaccaccaccacctctgccGTGCCATGTGTAACTAACAAACTGAAAGGCGAGAAACAGAGATTCTCTCCCTACTGA
- the PCBP2 gene encoding poly(rC)-binding protein 2 isoform X3: MDTGVIEGGLNVTLTIRLLMHGKEVGSIIGKKGESVKKMREESGARINISEGNCPERIITLAGPTNAIFKAFAMIIDKLEEDISSSMTNSTAASRPPVTLRLVVPASQCGSLIGKGGCKIKEIRESTGAQVQVAGDMLPNSTERAITIAGIPQSIIECVKQICVVMLESPPKGVTIPYRPKPSSSPVIFAGGQDRYSTGSDSASFPHTTPSMCLNPDLEGPPLEAYTIQGQYAIPQPDLTKLHQLAMQQSHFPMTHGNTGFSGIESSSPEVKGYWAGLDASAQTTSHELTIPNDLIGCIIGRQGAKINEIRQMSGAQIKIANPVEGSTDRQVTITGSAASISLAQYLINVSLENAKPSSQAASVTIPDHLSINLSQPSTPSSSSSSTTTPSLATAGTSDAPSSLPNPLPTAPCVSSLLGMKPIPLLALNVVSAAKGTGASATTTTTSAVPCVTNKLKGEKQRFSPY, translated from the exons ATGGACACCGGTGTGATTGAAGGTGGATTAAATGTCACTCTCACCATCCGGCTACTTATGCATGGAAAG GAAGTTGGCAGTATCATCGGAAAG AAAGGAGAATCAGTTAAGAAGATGCGCGAGGAG AGTGGTGCACGTATCAACATCTCAGAAGGGAATTGTCCTGAGAGAATTATCACTTTGGCTGGACCCACTAATGCCATCTTCAAAGCCTTTGCTATGATCATTGACAAACTGGAAGAG GACATAAGCAGCTCTATGACCAATAGCACAGCTGCCAGTAGACCCCCGGTCACCCTGAGGCTGGTGGTCCCTGCTAGTCAGTGTGGCTCTCTCATTGGAAAAGGTGGATGCAAGATCAAGGAAATACGAGAG AGTACAGGGGCTCAGGTCCAGGTGGCAGGGGATATGCTACCCAACTCAACTGAGCGGGCCATCACTATTGCTGGCATTCCACAATCCATCATTGAGTGTGTCAAACAGATCTGCGTGGTCATGTTGGAG TCCCCCCCGAAGGGCGTGACCATCCCGTACCGGCCCAAGCCGTCCAGCTCTCCGGTCATCTTTGCAGGTGGTCAG GACAGGTACAGCACAGGCAGCGACAGTGCGAGCTTTCCCCACACCACCCCGTCCATGTGCCTCAACCCTGACCTGGAGGGACCACCTCTAGAG GCCTATACCATTCAAGGACAGTATGCCATTCCACAGCCAGAT TTGACCAAGCTGCACCAGTTGGCAATGCAACAGTCTCATTTTCCCATGACGCATGGCAACACCGGATTCAGTG GCATTGAATCCAGCTCTCCAGAGGTGAAAGGCTATTGGg CAGGTTTGGATGCATCTGCTCAGACTACTTCTCATGAACTCACCATTCCAAACGAT TTGATTGGCTGCATAATCGGGCGTCAAGGCGCCAAAATCAATGAGATCCGTCAGATGTCTGGGGCGCAGATCAAAATTGCGAACCCAGTGGAAGGATCTACTGATAGGCAGGTTACCATCACTGGATCTGCTGCCAGCATTAGCCTGGCTCAATATCTAATCAATGTCAG TTTAGAAAACGCTAAACCCTCCTCCCAGGCAGCCTCCGTCACGATCCCTGATCACCTCAGCATCAACCTCTCTCAACCCTCcaccccttcttcttcttcctcctccaccaccaccccctCGCTCGCCACAGCGGGGACCTCCGACGCACCCTCCAGCCTCCCCAACCCTCTTCCGACCGCCCCTTGTGTCTCCAGTCTGCTTGGCATGAAACCCATCCCTCTCCTGGCTCTAAATGTTGTGTCTGCTGCTAAGGGTACCGGGGCTTcagctaccaccaccaccacctctgccGTGCCATGTGTAACTAACAAACTGAAAGGCGAGAAACAGAGATTCTCTCCCTACTGA
- the PCBP2 gene encoding poly(rC)-binding protein 2 isoform X8 — protein MDTGVIEGGLNVTLTIRLLMHGKEVGSIIGKKGESVKKMREESGARINISEGNCPERIITLAGPTNAIFKAFAMIIDKLEEDISSSMTNSTAASRPPVTLRLVVPASQCGSLIGKGGCKIKEIRESTGAQVQVAGDMLPNSTERAITIAGIPQSIIECVKQICVVMLESPPKGVTIPYRPKPSSSPVIFAGGQDRYSTGSDSASFPHTTPSMCLNPDLEGPPLEAYTIQGQYAIPQPDLTKLHQLAMQQSHFPMTHGNTGFSAGLDASAQTTSHELTIPNDLIGCIIGRQGAKINEIRQMSGAQIKIANPVEGSTDRQVTITGSAASISLAQYLINVSLENAKPSSQAASVTIPDHLSINLSQPSTPSSSSSSTTTPSLATAGTSDAPSSLPNPLPTAPCVSSLLGMKPIPLLALNVVSAAKGTGASATTTTTSAVPCVTNKLKGEKQRFSPY, from the exons ATGGACACCGGTGTGATTGAAGGTGGATTAAATGTCACTCTCACCATCCGGCTACTTATGCATGGAAAG GAAGTTGGCAGTATCATCGGAAAG AAAGGAGAATCAGTTAAGAAGATGCGCGAGGAG AGTGGTGCACGTATCAACATCTCAGAAGGGAATTGTCCTGAGAGAATTATCACTTTGGCTGGACCCACTAATGCCATCTTCAAAGCCTTTGCTATGATCATTGACAAACTGGAAGAG GACATAAGCAGCTCTATGACCAATAGCACAGCTGCCAGTAGACCCCCGGTCACCCTGAGGCTGGTGGTCCCTGCTAGTCAGTGTGGCTCTCTCATTGGAAAAGGTGGATGCAAGATCAAGGAAATACGAGAG AGTACAGGGGCTCAGGTCCAGGTGGCAGGGGATATGCTACCCAACTCAACTGAGCGGGCCATCACTATTGCTGGCATTCCACAATCCATCATTGAGTGTGTCAAACAGATCTGCGTGGTCATGTTGGAG TCCCCCCCGAAGGGCGTGACCATCCCGTACCGGCCCAAGCCGTCCAGCTCTCCGGTCATCTTTGCAGGTGGTCAG GACAGGTACAGCACAGGCAGCGACAGTGCGAGCTTTCCCCACACCACCCCGTCCATGTGCCTCAACCCTGACCTGGAGGGACCACCTCTAGAG GCCTATACCATTCAAGGACAGTATGCCATTCCACAGCCAGAT TTGACCAAGCTGCACCAGTTGGCAATGCAACAGTCTCATTTTCCCATGACGCATGGCAACACCGGATTCAGTG CAGGTTTGGATGCATCTGCTCAGACTACTTCTCATGAACTCACCATTCCAAACGAT TTGATTGGCTGCATAATCGGGCGTCAAGGCGCCAAAATCAATGAGATCCGTCAGATGTCTGGGGCGCAGATCAAAATTGCGAACCCAGTGGAAGGATCTACTGATAGGCAGGTTACCATCACTGGATCTGCTGCCAGCATTAGCCTGGCTCAATATCTAATCAATGTCAG TTTAGAAAACGCTAAACCCTCCTCCCAGGCAGCCTCCGTCACGATCCCTGATCACCTCAGCATCAACCTCTCTCAACCCTCcaccccttcttcttcttcctcctccaccaccaccccctCGCTCGCCACAGCGGGGACCTCCGACGCACCCTCCAGCCTCCCCAACCCTCTTCCGACCGCCCCTTGTGTCTCCAGTCTGCTTGGCATGAAACCCATCCCTCTCCTGGCTCTAAATGTTGTGTCTGCTGCTAAGGGTACCGGGGCTTcagctaccaccaccaccacctctgccGTGCCATGTGTAACTAACAAACTGAAAGGCGAGAAACAGAGATTCTCTCCCTACTGA
- the PCBP2 gene encoding poly(rC)-binding protein 2 isoform X6: MDTGVIEGGLNVTLTIRLLMHGKEVGSIIGKKGESVKKMREESGARINISEGNCPERIITLAGPTNAIFKAFAMIIDKLEEDISSSMTNSTAASRPPVTLRLVVPASQCGSLIGKGGCKIKEIRESTGAQVQVAGDMLPNSTERAITIAGIPQSIIECVKQICVVMLETLSQSPPKGVTIPYRPKPSSSPVIFAGGQDRYSTGSDSASFPHTTPSMCLNPDLEGPPLEAYTIQGQYAIPQPDLTKLHQLAMQQSHFPMTHGNTGFSGLDASAQTTSHELTIPNDLIGCIIGRQGAKINEIRQMSGAQIKIANPVEGSTDRQVTITGSAASISLAQYLINVSLENAKPSSQAASVTIPDHLSINLSQPSTPSSSSSSTTTPSLATAGTSDAPSSLPNPLPTAPCVSSLLGMKPIPLLALNVVSAAKGTGASATTTTTSAVPCVTNKLKGEKQRFSPY; this comes from the exons ATGGACACCGGTGTGATTGAAGGTGGATTAAATGTCACTCTCACCATCCGGCTACTTATGCATGGAAAG GAAGTTGGCAGTATCATCGGAAAG AAAGGAGAATCAGTTAAGAAGATGCGCGAGGAG AGTGGTGCACGTATCAACATCTCAGAAGGGAATTGTCCTGAGAGAATTATCACTTTGGCTGGACCCACTAATGCCATCTTCAAAGCCTTTGCTATGATCATTGACAAACTGGAAGAG GACATAAGCAGCTCTATGACCAATAGCACAGCTGCCAGTAGACCCCCGGTCACCCTGAGGCTGGTGGTCCCTGCTAGTCAGTGTGGCTCTCTCATTGGAAAAGGTGGATGCAAGATCAAGGAAATACGAGAG AGTACAGGGGCTCAGGTCCAGGTGGCAGGGGATATGCTACCCAACTCAACTGAGCGGGCCATCACTATTGCTGGCATTCCACAATCCATCATTGAGTGTGTCAAACAGATCTGCGTGGTCATGTTGGAG actcTCTCCCAGTCCCCCCCGAAGGGCGTGACCATCCCGTACCGGCCCAAGCCGTCCAGCTCTCCGGTCATCTTTGCAGGTGGTCAG GACAGGTACAGCACAGGCAGCGACAGTGCGAGCTTTCCCCACACCACCCCGTCCATGTGCCTCAACCCTGACCTGGAGGGACCACCTCTAGAG GCCTATACCATTCAAGGACAGTATGCCATTCCACAGCCAGAT TTGACCAAGCTGCACCAGTTGGCAATGCAACAGTCTCATTTTCCCATGACGCATGGCAACACCGGATTCAGTG GTTTGGATGCATCTGCTCAGACTACTTCTCATGAACTCACCATTCCAAACGAT TTGATTGGCTGCATAATCGGGCGTCAAGGCGCCAAAATCAATGAGATCCGTCAGATGTCTGGGGCGCAGATCAAAATTGCGAACCCAGTGGAAGGATCTACTGATAGGCAGGTTACCATCACTGGATCTGCTGCCAGCATTAGCCTGGCTCAATATCTAATCAATGTCAG TTTAGAAAACGCTAAACCCTCCTCCCAGGCAGCCTCCGTCACGATCCCTGATCACCTCAGCATCAACCTCTCTCAACCCTCcaccccttcttcttcttcctcctccaccaccaccccctCGCTCGCCACAGCGGGGACCTCCGACGCACCCTCCAGCCTCCCCAACCCTCTTCCGACCGCCCCTTGTGTCTCCAGTCTGCTTGGCATGAAACCCATCCCTCTCCTGGCTCTAAATGTTGTGTCTGCTGCTAAGGGTACCGGGGCTTcagctaccaccaccaccacctctgccGTGCCATGTGTAACTAACAAACTGAAAGGCGAGAAACAGAGATTCTCTCCCTACTGA
- the PCBP2 gene encoding poly(rC)-binding protein 2 isoform X13, with translation MDTGVIEGGLNVTLTIRLLMHGKEVGSIIGKKGESVKKMREESGARINISEGNCPERIITLAGPTNAIFKAFAMIIDKLEEDISSSMTNSTAASRPPVTLRLVVPASQCGSLIGKGGCKIKEIRESTGAQVQVAGDMLPNSTERAITIAGIPQSIIECVKQICVVMLESPPKGVTIPYRPKPSSSPVIFAGGQAYTIQGQYAIPQPDLTKLHQLAMQQSHFPMTHGNTGFSGIESSSPEVKGYWAGLDASAQTTSHELTIPNDLIGCIIGRQGAKINEIRQMSGAQIKIANPVEGSTDRQVTITGSAASISLAQYLINVSLENAKPSSQAASVTIPDHLSINLSQPSTPSSSSSSTTTPSLATAGTSDAPSSLPNPLPTAPCVSSLLGMKPIPLLALNVVSAAKGTGASATTTTTSAVPCVTNKLKGEKQRFSPY, from the exons ATGGACACCGGTGTGATTGAAGGTGGATTAAATGTCACTCTCACCATCCGGCTACTTATGCATGGAAAG GAAGTTGGCAGTATCATCGGAAAG AAAGGAGAATCAGTTAAGAAGATGCGCGAGGAG AGTGGTGCACGTATCAACATCTCAGAAGGGAATTGTCCTGAGAGAATTATCACTTTGGCTGGACCCACTAATGCCATCTTCAAAGCCTTTGCTATGATCATTGACAAACTGGAAGAG GACATAAGCAGCTCTATGACCAATAGCACAGCTGCCAGTAGACCCCCGGTCACCCTGAGGCTGGTGGTCCCTGCTAGTCAGTGTGGCTCTCTCATTGGAAAAGGTGGATGCAAGATCAAGGAAATACGAGAG AGTACAGGGGCTCAGGTCCAGGTGGCAGGGGATATGCTACCCAACTCAACTGAGCGGGCCATCACTATTGCTGGCATTCCACAATCCATCATTGAGTGTGTCAAACAGATCTGCGTGGTCATGTTGGAG TCCCCCCCGAAGGGCGTGACCATCCCGTACCGGCCCAAGCCGTCCAGCTCTCCGGTCATCTTTGCAGGTGGTCAG GCCTATACCATTCAAGGACAGTATGCCATTCCACAGCCAGAT TTGACCAAGCTGCACCAGTTGGCAATGCAACAGTCTCATTTTCCCATGACGCATGGCAACACCGGATTCAGTG GCATTGAATCCAGCTCTCCAGAGGTGAAAGGCTATTGGg CAGGTTTGGATGCATCTGCTCAGACTACTTCTCATGAACTCACCATTCCAAACGAT TTGATTGGCTGCATAATCGGGCGTCAAGGCGCCAAAATCAATGAGATCCGTCAGATGTCTGGGGCGCAGATCAAAATTGCGAACCCAGTGGAAGGATCTACTGATAGGCAGGTTACCATCACTGGATCTGCTGCCAGCATTAGCCTGGCTCAATATCTAATCAATGTCAG TTTAGAAAACGCTAAACCCTCCTCCCAGGCAGCCTCCGTCACGATCCCTGATCACCTCAGCATCAACCTCTCTCAACCCTCcaccccttcttcttcttcctcctccaccaccaccccctCGCTCGCCACAGCGGGGACCTCCGACGCACCCTCCAGCCTCCCCAACCCTCTTCCGACCGCCCCTTGTGTCTCCAGTCTGCTTGGCATGAAACCCATCCCTCTCCTGGCTCTAAATGTTGTGTCTGCTGCTAAGGGTACCGGGGCTTcagctaccaccaccaccacctctgccGTGCCATGTGTAACTAACAAACTGAAAGGCGAGAAACAGAGATTCTCTCCCTACTGA